Proteins from a genomic interval of Stenotrophomonas sp. 24(2023):
- a CDS encoding SirB1 family protein — protein MQDPISLPEWDALADLEDEALPLLPTALLIARDEYPDLQPATYDALIQSHVDHLRPEVDSIERSPLKMAAINRHLFDELGYSGDHDEYYDPRNSYLNQVFERRLGNPISLALVQMEVARRLGIPLDGVSFPGHFLVRLPVDGGVLVMDPFNGGRPLDVDELRERAKSHLGGQAPDDQVLAQILDPAPSRAILMRMLRNLHGVYAEAGEWDRAARSADRLLKLAPEQADALRDRGLAYLQLDYLAGARRDLGRYLTRNPDASDAQWLREKLVDLGGPVPRLH, from the coding sequence ATGCAGGACCCGATCTCTCTGCCCGAATGGGATGCACTGGCCGACCTCGAGGACGAGGCGCTGCCGTTGCTGCCGACCGCGCTGCTGATCGCACGCGATGAATACCCCGACCTGCAGCCGGCCACCTACGACGCGCTCATCCAGAGCCATGTCGACCACCTGCGCCCGGAAGTGGACAGCATCGAGCGCAGCCCGCTGAAGATGGCCGCCATCAACCGCCACCTGTTCGACGAACTGGGCTACAGCGGCGACCACGACGAGTACTACGACCCGCGCAACAGCTACCTCAACCAGGTGTTCGAGCGCCGCCTGGGCAACCCGATCTCGCTGGCGCTGGTGCAGATGGAAGTCGCGCGCCGGCTCGGCATCCCGCTGGACGGGGTGTCCTTCCCCGGCCATTTCCTGGTGCGCCTGCCGGTCGATGGCGGCGTGCTGGTGATGGACCCGTTCAACGGCGGCCGCCCGCTGGACGTGGACGAGCTGCGCGAGCGCGCCAAATCACACCTGGGCGGGCAGGCCCCGGACGACCAGGTCCTGGCGCAGATCCTCGACCCGGCACCGTCACGGGCGATCCTGATGCGCATGCTGCGCAACCTGCACGGCGTCTATGCCGAAGCCGGCGAATGGGACCGCGCCGCACGCAGCGCCGACCGCCTGCTGAAGCTGGCGCCGGAGCAGGCCGATGCGCTGCGCGACCGTGGCCTGGCCTACCTGCAGCTGGACTACCTGGCCGGCGCGCGCCGCGACCTGGGCCGCTACCTCACCCGCAACCCCGATGCCAGCGATGCGCAGTGGCTGCGCGAAAAGCTGGTGGACCTGGGCGGGCCGGTGCCACGGCTGCATTGA
- a CDS encoding rubredoxin has product MSDASPTTFRTWMCVVCGFLYHEADGLPEEGIAPGTRWEDIPDTWTCPDCGVTKDDFEMVEVG; this is encoded by the coding sequence ATGAGCGATGCCAGCCCCACCACCTTCCGCACCTGGATGTGCGTGGTCTGCGGATTCCTGTACCACGAAGCCGACGGCCTGCCCGAAGAGGGCATCGCCCCCGGCACGCGCTGGGAGGACATCCCGGACACCTGGACCTGCCCGGATTGCGGGGTGACCAAGGATGATTTCGAGATGGTCGAAGTCGGCTGA
- the thiE gene encoding thiamine phosphate synthase has translation MTPASPAPRGVYLITPDEPDTARLLARTAPLLAAGATWLQYRNKQADTALRHAQASALQGLCMRYDVPLIINDDAALAHAIGAAGAHLGEDDGEIAAARALLGPDAILGASCYDELALAERAVAAGASYVAFGAFFPTLTKRTTRRATPDLLRRSAALGVPRVAIGGLTPDNVGPLIDAGADLLAVISSVYAATDPVATQRAYLAQFQPAAAGTAQESP, from the coding sequence ATGACTCCTGCTTCCCCTGCGCCGCGCGGCGTCTACCTGATCACCCCGGACGAGCCCGATACCGCCCGCCTGCTGGCACGCACCGCGCCACTGCTGGCCGCTGGCGCGACCTGGCTGCAGTACCGCAACAAGCAGGCCGACACCGCCCTGCGCCACGCGCAGGCCAGCGCGCTGCAGGGGCTGTGCATGCGCTACGACGTGCCGCTGATCATCAACGACGATGCCGCCCTGGCCCACGCCATCGGTGCTGCCGGGGCCCACCTGGGCGAGGACGATGGCGAAATCGCCGCCGCCCGTGCCCTGCTCGGGCCCGATGCCATCCTCGGTGCCTCCTGCTACGACGAACTGGCCCTGGCCGAGCGCGCGGTGGCCGCCGGTGCCAGCTACGTGGCCTTCGGTGCGTTCTTCCCGACCCTGACCAAGCGCACCACCCGCCGCGCCACGCCCGACCTGCTGCGACGCAGTGCCGCACTGGGCGTGCCGCGGGTGGCGATCGGCGGGCTGACGCCGGACAATGTCGGCCCGCTCATCGACGCCGGCGCGGACCTGCTGGCCGTCATCAGCAGCGTCTACGCCGCCACCGACCCGGTCGCCACCCAGCGCGCCTACCTTGCCCAGTTCCAGCCGGCCGCCGCCGGTACAGCCCAGGAATCCCCATGA
- the hemL gene encoding glutamate-1-semialdehyde 2,1-aminomutase — MNHDQSHALFTRAQALLPGGVNSPVRAFKSVGGEPFFVARADGPYLYDVDGNRYIDYVGSWGPMIVGHNHPAVRQAVKKAIDNGLSFGAPCAAEVTMAETITRLVPSCEMVRMVNSGTEATLSAIRLARGATGRNRIVKFEGCYHGHGDSFLVKAGSGMLTLGVPTSPGVPAGLSELTLTLPYNDFEAATALFEAQGSEIAGLIIEPVVGNANCIPPRDGYLQHLRALCTQHGALLIFDEVMTGFRVALGGAQAHYGITPDLTTFGKIIGGGMPVGAYGGRRDLMQQIAPAGPIYQAGTLSGNPVAMAAGLAMLELVSQPGFHADLSARTARLCAGLEAAAAEAGVAVTTTRVGAMFGLFFTDQKVETYAQATACDTAAFNRFFHAMLEQGVFLAPSAYEAGFLSSAHDDAVIDATLAAARVAFIAAKG; from the coding sequence ATGAACCACGACCAGTCCCACGCCCTGTTCACCCGCGCCCAGGCGCTGCTGCCGGGCGGGGTTAATTCGCCGGTGCGCGCGTTCAAGTCGGTGGGCGGTGAGCCGTTCTTCGTCGCCCGCGCCGACGGCCCCTATCTGTATGACGTCGACGGCAACCGCTACATCGACTACGTCGGCTCCTGGGGCCCGATGATCGTCGGCCACAACCACCCGGCCGTGCGCCAGGCGGTGAAGAAGGCCATCGACAACGGCCTGTCCTTCGGAGCGCCGTGCGCGGCCGAGGTGACCATGGCCGAAACCATCACCCGGCTGGTGCCGTCGTGCGAAATGGTGCGCATGGTCAATTCCGGCACCGAGGCCACGCTGTCGGCGATCCGCCTGGCGCGCGGCGCCACCGGCCGCAACCGCATCGTCAAGTTCGAAGGCTGCTACCACGGCCATGGCGATTCGTTCCTGGTCAAGGCCGGCAGCGGCATGCTGACCCTGGGCGTGCCGACCTCGCCGGGCGTGCCGGCGGGCCTGAGCGAGCTGACCCTGACCCTGCCCTACAACGATTTCGAGGCCGCCACGGCGCTGTTCGAGGCGCAGGGCAGCGAGATCGCCGGCCTGATCATCGAGCCGGTGGTCGGCAACGCCAACTGCATCCCGCCGCGCGACGGCTACCTGCAGCACCTGCGCGCACTGTGCACGCAGCACGGCGCGCTGCTGATCTTCGACGAAGTGATGACCGGCTTCCGCGTCGCCCTGGGCGGTGCACAGGCGCACTACGGCATCACCCCGGACCTGACCACCTTCGGCAAGATCATCGGTGGCGGCATGCCGGTGGGCGCCTACGGTGGCCGCCGTGACCTGATGCAGCAGATCGCCCCGGCCGGGCCGATCTACCAGGCCGGCACACTCAGCGGCAATCCGGTGGCGATGGCCGCCGGCCTGGCGATGCTGGAACTGGTCTCGCAGCCGGGCTTCCATGCCGATCTGTCGGCACGCACCGCGCGCCTGTGTGCGGGCCTGGAAGCGGCCGCCGCCGAGGCCGGCGTGGCGGTGACCACTACCCGGGTCGGTGCGATGTTCGGCCTGTTCTTCACCGACCAGAAGGTGGAGACCTATGCACAGGCCACCGCCTGTGACACCGCCGCGTTCAACCGGTTCTTCCACGCGATGCTGGAGCAGGGCGTGTTCCTGGCTCCGTCGGCCTACGAGGCCGGCTTCCTGTCCAGCGCGCACGACGATGCGGTGATCGACGCCACGCTTGCGGCAGCGCGCGTGGCGTTCATCGCGGCGAAGGGGTAA
- the azu gene encoding azurin yields the protein MVVGLGAMMVAPSAMARVCAVSIDSNDQMQFSSRQIKVAADCSEVDLTLRHTGKLAVTAMGHNWVLTRTADYQPVALAGMRTSLADSYLPKGDARVLAHTKVIGGGETARVRFSTKGLQKGGDYTFFCSFPGHFAMMKGTFVFG from the coding sequence ATGGTGGTGGGCCTGGGCGCGATGATGGTGGCGCCCTCAGCGATGGCGCGGGTGTGCGCGGTGAGCATCGACAGCAATGACCAGATGCAGTTCAGCAGCCGGCAGATCAAGGTGGCCGCCGACTGCAGCGAGGTCGACCTGACCCTGCGCCACACCGGCAAGCTGGCGGTCACGGCGATGGGCCACAACTGGGTGCTCACGCGCACGGCCGATTACCAGCCGGTGGCATTGGCGGGCATGCGCACCTCGCTGGCCGACAGTTACCTGCCCAAGGGCGATGCCCGCGTGCTGGCCCACACCAAGGTGATCGGCGGCGGCGAAACCGCGCGCGTGCGTTTTTCCACCAAGGGCCTGCAGAAGGGCGGGGATTACACCTTCTTCTGCTCCTTCCCCGGTCACTTCGCGATGATGAAGGGCACGTTCGTTTTCGGTTGA
- a CDS encoding HAD-IA family hydrolase: MAIDLLLLDVDGVLVHYQRAPRVLHLAQALDVPAAAVHAALYDSGLDAAHDRGMLDGPAYLARLGEHLGRSVDARTWATARQAASAPHEAVLDRLRPLQVPMAVLTNNGPLLEDALPALLPRLFPALQGRVFSSSRFGGRKPEPIVFQRVLATLGAAPARTLFIDDLFANVRGARAAGLHAETVRDGRGLGRVLKRYAVR; the protein is encoded by the coding sequence ATGGCCATCGACCTGCTGCTGCTCGATGTGGACGGCGTGCTGGTGCACTACCAGCGCGCGCCGCGTGTGCTGCACCTGGCACAGGCGTTGGACGTACCCGCCGCCGCAGTACACGCCGCGCTGTACGACAGCGGCCTGGACGCCGCGCATGACCGCGGCATGCTGGATGGCCCGGCCTACCTGGCGCGCCTGGGCGAACACCTGGGCCGCAGCGTGGATGCGCGCACCTGGGCCACCGCGCGGCAGGCCGCCAGTGCCCCGCACGAGGCGGTGCTGGACCGCCTGCGGCCCCTGCAGGTGCCGATGGCGGTGCTGACCAACAACGGGCCGCTGCTGGAAGACGCACTGCCGGCCCTGCTGCCCCGCCTGTTCCCGGCGCTGCAGGGCCGGGTGTTCAGCAGCAGCCGTTTCGGGGGCCGCAAACCCGAGCCGATCGTGTTCCAGCGCGTGCTGGCCACGCTCGGCGCAGCGCCCGCGCGCACGCTGTTCATCGATGACCTGTTCGCCAACGTGCGCGGCGCACGCGCGGCCGGCCTGCACGCGGAAACCGTGCGCGATGGTCGTGGGCTGGGCCGGGTGTTGAAGCGCTACGCGGTGCGGTAA
- a CDS encoding acetylornithine transaminase, with translation MTAATDPLISLSHYYLPVYKPRQVVLERGQGARVWDSQGREFIDLAAGIAVCGLGHNDPDLVAALVDQAGKLWHTSNVFYSAPPLHLAEELVTSSRFAERVFLCNSGAEANEAAIKLVRKWASSQGRPASQRVIITFRGSFHGRTMGAVTATAQPKYQEGYEPLPGGFRYIDFNDEVQLETAMAAGDVAAVMLEPVQGEGGVMPAKPGFLRRVRELCDQHGALMVLDEIQAGMGRTGTLFAHWQDDVVPDMVTLAKALGGGFPIGAMLAGPKVAEVMQFGAHGTTFGGNPLAAAVARVALRKLASAEIANNVSRQSHALREGFDRLNAEFNIFSQVRGRGLMLGAVLNEAFAGQAGAILDHAAEHGLLTLQAGPDVLRFVPSLNITDEEVAEGLKRLRAAIVSFIASR, from the coding sequence ATGACCGCCGCCACCGACCCGCTGATCTCCCTGTCGCACTACTACCTGCCGGTGTACAAGCCGCGCCAGGTGGTGCTGGAACGGGGCCAGGGCGCCCGCGTGTGGGATTCGCAGGGCCGGGAGTTCATCGACCTGGCCGCCGGCATCGCCGTGTGCGGCCTGGGCCACAACGACCCGGACCTGGTGGCCGCGCTGGTCGACCAGGCCGGCAAGCTCTGGCATACCAGCAACGTGTTCTACAGCGCCCCGCCGCTGCACCTGGCCGAGGAACTGGTGACCTCCAGCCGCTTCGCCGAGCGCGTGTTCCTGTGCAATTCCGGCGCCGAGGCCAATGAAGCGGCCATCAAGCTGGTGCGCAAGTGGGCCTCCAGCCAGGGCCGTCCGGCCAGCCAGCGGGTGATCATCACCTTCCGTGGCAGCTTCCATGGCCGCACGATGGGCGCGGTGACCGCCACCGCCCAGCCCAAGTACCAGGAAGGCTACGAGCCGCTGCCCGGTGGTTTCCGCTACATCGATTTCAACGACGAGGTGCAGCTGGAAACGGCGATGGCCGCCGGCGACGTGGCGGCGGTGATGCTCGAGCCGGTGCAGGGCGAGGGCGGGGTGATGCCGGCCAAGCCGGGCTTCCTGCGCCGCGTGCGCGAGCTGTGCGACCAGCACGGCGCGCTGATGGTGCTCGACGAGATCCAGGCCGGCATGGGCCGCACCGGCACCCTGTTCGCGCACTGGCAGGATGACGTGGTGCCGGACATGGTCACCCTGGCCAAGGCACTGGGCGGCGGCTTCCCGATCGGTGCGATGCTGGCCGGCCCGAAGGTGGCCGAGGTGATGCAGTTCGGTGCCCATGGCACCACCTTCGGCGGCAACCCGCTGGCGGCGGCGGTGGCCCGCGTGGCCCTGCGCAAGCTGGCCAGCGCCGAGATCGCCAACAACGTCAGCCGCCAGTCGCATGCGCTGCGCGAGGGCTTCGACCGCCTCAATGCCGAGTTCAACATATTCAGCCAGGTGCGCGGCCGCGGCCTGATGCTGGGCGCGGTGCTGAACGAGGCCTTCGCCGGCCAGGCCGGCGCGATCCTCGACCACGCCGCCGAGCACGGCCTGCTGACCCTGCAGGCCGGCCCGGACGTGCTGCGCTTCGTGCCCTCGCTGAACATCACCGACGAAGAAGTGGCCGAAGGCCTCAAGCGCCTGCGTGCGGCGATCGTCTCGTTCATCGCATCGCGCTGA
- a CDS encoding ion transporter, with product MRPFSAPQLNPATETGWRRTWFDIIYRHDTRPSRNFDLILVVAIIASILVVMIDSVQHLHVAWADGLYVLEWGFTALFTAEYLLRLAVVKRPLRYAVSIWGIIDLLSILPAYLSLFVPGAQSLLVVRALRILRVFRILKLTRYIEESGILMQSLWRSRRKILLFLFTVITITIIAGTLMYVIEGPEHGFSNIPASMYWAVVTMATVGFGDIVPQTVLGRFVTSVLILIGYSIIAVPTGIYTAELASTMREAELAARRDARGCPHCGLEGHEPDAKHCRRCGGAIPDTFNH from the coding sequence ATGCGCCCGTTTTCCGCCCCCCAGCTGAACCCCGCCACCGAGACCGGCTGGCGCCGGACCTGGTTCGACATCATCTACCGGCACGACACCCGGCCCTCCCGCAACTTCGACCTGATCCTGGTGGTGGCGATCATCGCCAGCATCCTGGTGGTCATGATCGACAGCGTGCAGCACCTGCACGTGGCCTGGGCCGATGGCCTGTACGTGCTCGAATGGGGCTTCACCGCGCTGTTCACCGCCGAGTACCTGCTGCGGCTGGCGGTGGTGAAACGGCCGCTGCGCTATGCGGTCAGCATCTGGGGCATCATCGACCTGCTCTCGATCCTGCCGGCCTACCTGTCGCTGTTCGTGCCCGGCGCGCAGAGCCTGCTGGTGGTGCGCGCGCTGCGCATCCTGCGCGTGTTCCGCATCCTCAAGCTGACCCGCTACATCGAGGAAAGCGGCATCCTGATGCAGTCGCTGTGGCGCAGCCGGCGCAAGATCCTGCTGTTCCTGTTCACGGTCATCACCATCACCATCATCGCCGGCACCCTGATGTACGTCATCGAAGGGCCCGAGCATGGCTTCAGCAACATCCCGGCCAGCATGTACTGGGCGGTGGTGACGATGGCCACGGTCGGGTTCGGCGACATCGTGCCGCAGACCGTGCTGGGCCGCTTCGTCACCTCGGTGCTGATCCTGATCGGCTACAGCATCATCGCCGTGCCCACCGGCATCTACACCGCCGAACTGGCCAGCACCATGCGCGAGGCCGAGCTGGCCGCCCGCCGCGATGCCCGCGGCTGCCCGCACTGCGGGCTGGAAGGCCACGAGCCGGATGCGAAGCATTGCCGGCGCTGTGGCGGGGCGATTCCGGACACCTTCAACCACTGA
- a CDS encoding YiiG family protein: MKHVGSAVLLAASIAVALSACGNKGAADKADNGHDSKVAAQAQDAQQALTAKLNDYIDCYNGMDAGLHQGIDLYTRWIKDPKAGPTGREERGYGPTPVDDYRLKKCDESVNRALAATPALPDLDAAARTYLAQLHALQPLAKQAHDYYDRQDYEDDNFALGKQLHAPLMAAMASFTSASEAFSDALEARNDAVQREQLAALEKAEGRSMAFYRLSMMLEAKAMVDLMSQDTFDPAAGAERVAAFNAISDEAHAKVVAPPNSTQWSTFEMSAEQFRREGKERLARVRDRKPYSALEQKWMDNPSLAPSGSPGRLLKAYNDLVQRSNLL, from the coding sequence ATGAAGCACGTAGGTTCAGCCGTCCTGTTGGCGGCATCGATCGCAGTGGCACTGTCCGCCTGTGGCAACAAGGGCGCGGCCGACAAGGCCGACAACGGCCACGACAGCAAGGTGGCCGCGCAGGCGCAGGACGCGCAGCAGGCGCTGACCGCCAAGCTCAATGATTACATCGACTGCTACAACGGCATGGATGCCGGGCTTCACCAGGGCATCGATCTGTACACCCGGTGGATCAAGGACCCGAAGGCGGGCCCGACCGGCCGCGAGGAACGTGGCTACGGGCCGACGCCGGTGGACGACTATCGCCTGAAGAAGTGCGATGAATCGGTCAATCGTGCGCTGGCCGCCACGCCGGCCCTGCCGGACCTCGATGCCGCCGCGCGCACGTACCTGGCGCAGCTGCATGCGCTGCAGCCGCTGGCCAAGCAGGCCCACGACTACTACGACCGCCAGGATTACGAAGATGACAACTTCGCCCTGGGCAAGCAGCTGCATGCGCCGCTGATGGCGGCCATGGCCAGCTTCACCAGCGCCAGCGAAGCGTTCAGCGATGCACTGGAGGCGCGCAACGATGCCGTGCAGCGTGAGCAGCTGGCGGCGCTGGAAAAGGCCGAAGGGCGCAGCATGGCGTTCTACCGCCTGTCGATGATGCTCGAAGCCAAGGCGATGGTGGACCTGATGAGCCAGGACACGTTCGACCCCGCTGCCGGTGCCGAGCGCGTGGCGGCGTTCAACGCCATTTCCGATGAGGCGCATGCCAAGGTGGTGGCACCGCCGAATTCCACCCAGTGGTCCACCTTCGAGATGTCGGCCGAGCAGTTCCGCCGCGAAGGCAAGGAGCGCCTGGCGCGCGTGCGCGACAGGAAGCCGTACAGCGCGCTGGAACAGAAGTGGATGGACAATCCGTCGCTGGCCCCGTCCGGTTCCCCGGGCAGGCTGCTCAAGGCCTACAACGATCTGGTCCAGCGCAGCAACCTGCTCTGA
- a CDS encoding NAD(P)-dependent oxidoreductase, with product MGSLQGKTLFITGGSRGIGLAIALRAARDGANVAIAAKSSVPNPKLPGTIHSAAEAVTAAGGQGLALKCDIREEDQVQAAVAATVDAFGGIDILINNASAIWLRGALDTPMKRFDLMQQVNARGSFLCAQACLPYLLQAPNPHILTLAPPPSLDPKWWGPHTGYTLAKMGMSFVTLGLAAEFGPQRVAVNALWPRTIIATDAINMIPGVDAAGCRTPQIMADAAHAVLVREAAGFHGQFLIDDEVLAQAGITDLSAYAVDPSRPLLPDLFLD from the coding sequence GTGGGCAGTCTGCAGGGCAAGACCCTTTTCATCACCGGTGGCTCGCGGGGCATCGGCCTGGCCATTGCGCTGCGTGCCGCGCGCGATGGCGCCAATGTGGCCATCGCGGCAAAATCCTCGGTACCCAACCCCAAGCTGCCGGGCACCATCCACAGTGCGGCCGAGGCGGTGACTGCGGCGGGCGGGCAGGGCCTGGCGCTGAAGTGCGACATCCGTGAAGAGGACCAGGTGCAGGCCGCCGTGGCGGCGACCGTGGATGCCTTCGGCGGCATCGACATCCTGATCAACAACGCCAGTGCGATCTGGCTGCGCGGCGCGCTGGATACGCCGATGAAGCGCTTCGACCTGATGCAGCAGGTGAATGCGCGTGGCAGCTTCCTGTGCGCGCAGGCCTGTCTGCCGTACCTGCTGCAGGCACCGAATCCGCACATCCTTACCCTGGCACCGCCGCCCAGCCTGGACCCCAAGTGGTGGGGGCCGCACACCGGCTACACCCTGGCCAAGATGGGCATGAGCTTCGTCACCCTGGGGCTGGCCGCCGAGTTCGGCCCGCAGCGGGTGGCGGTCAACGCGCTGTGGCCGCGCACCATCATCGCCACCGATGCCATCAACATGATTCCCGGCGTGGATGCGGCCGGTTGCCGCACGCCGCAGATCATGGCCGATGCCGCGCATGCGGTGCTGGTGCGCGAGGCGGCCGGTTTCCATGGCCAGTTCCTGATCGATGACGAGGTGCTGGCCCAGGCCGGCATCACCGACCTGTCCGCTTACGCGGTGGACCCGTCGCGGCCGCTGCTGCCGGATCTGTTCCTGGATTGA